Proteins encoded within one genomic window of Ranitomeya variabilis isolate aRanVar5 chromosome 4, aRanVar5.hap1, whole genome shotgun sequence:
- the LOC143770461 gene encoding phospholipase A2 inhibitor NAI-like isoform X2, whose protein sequence is MIRSALRCTQCMALGLSSCTEGPTVTCHLGHVCTSLYQQTTMDGKTGEFLYRSCGPTSHCDKMGSFTTENKSIRMGVSCCLTDNCSPPLPPLPPISTRRNGRVCQLCSDTNEACTGTKTIDCVGSESKCLLQVTRIKESPDNVESFRGCSTRSICEIGNQNMSIGILSMESTYHCSGGAITVYGGLDISVILALVLMLLQV, encoded by the exons ATGATTC GTTCTGCTCTGCGGTGCACACAGTGTATGGCTCTGGGTCTCTCCTCCTGCACAGAAGGGCCGACAGTCACttgtcacctcggccatgtctgtaCCAGTCTGTATCAGCAAACCACAATGG ATGGCAAAACTGGTGAATTCTTGTACCGGTCGTGCGGTCCGACATCTCACTGTGATAAGATGGGAAGCTTCACCACTGAGAACAAAAGTATCAGGATGGGGGTCTCCTGCTGCCTCACTGACAACTGCAGCcccccattgcctccat TGCCCCCCATCAGCACCCGAAGAAATGGCAGAGTTTGCCAATTGTGTTCTGACACCAATGAGGCATGTACAGGAACCAAAACCATCGACTGTGTGGGAAGTGAGAGTAAATGTCTTCTCCAAGTCACTAGAATAAAAG AATCCCCTGACAACGTGGAATCCTTCCGTGGATGTAGTACAAGAAGCATCTGTGAGATCGGAAACCAGAATATGAGTATTGGGATCCTGAGCATGGAGTCGACTTACCATTGCAGTGGTGGAGCCATCACCGTGTACGGAGGATTGGACATTTCTGTAATTCTTGCTCTCGTGCTGATGTTACTCCAGGTTTAA
- the LOC143770461 gene encoding phospholipase A2 inhibitor NAI-like isoform X1, whose amino-acid sequence MASVWTLLCLISALGRTGSALRCTQCMALGLSSCTEGPTVTCHLGHVCTSLYQQTTMDGKTGEFLYRSCGPTSHCDKMGSFTTENKSIRMGVSCCLTDNCSPPLPPLPPISTRRNGRVCQLCSDTNEACTGTKTIDCVGSESKCLLQVTRIKESPDNVESFRGCSTRSICEIGNQNMSIGILSMESTYHCSGGAITVYGGLDISVILALVLMLLQV is encoded by the exons ATGGCCTCAGTGTGGACATTGCTCTGCCTCATTTCAGCTCTTGGAAGAACcg GTTCTGCTCTGCGGTGCACACAGTGTATGGCTCTGGGTCTCTCCTCCTGCACAGAAGGGCCGACAGTCACttgtcacctcggccatgtctgtaCCAGTCTGTATCAGCAAACCACAATGG ATGGCAAAACTGGTGAATTCTTGTACCGGTCGTGCGGTCCGACATCTCACTGTGATAAGATGGGAAGCTTCACCACTGAGAACAAAAGTATCAGGATGGGGGTCTCCTGCTGCCTCACTGACAACTGCAGCcccccattgcctccat TGCCCCCCATCAGCACCCGAAGAAATGGCAGAGTTTGCCAATTGTGTTCTGACACCAATGAGGCATGTACAGGAACCAAAACCATCGACTGTGTGGGAAGTGAGAGTAAATGTCTTCTCCAAGTCACTAGAATAAAAG AATCCCCTGACAACGTGGAATCCTTCCGTGGATGTAGTACAAGAAGCATCTGTGAGATCGGAAACCAGAATATGAGTATTGGGATCCTGAGCATGGAGTCGACTTACCATTGCAGTGGTGGAGCCATCACCGTGTACGGAGGATTGGACATTTCTGTAATTCTTGCTCTCGTGCTGATGTTACTCCAGGTTTAA